The following nucleotide sequence is from Mycosarcoma maydis chromosome 21, whole genome shotgun sequence.
GTGGTCAGCAGTCGTCGTACGGTGGGGCTGCTCAAGGATACGGTCGTCCTCAGGTGTTCAATGCGTCGACCGGACCTCCTCCAGGAGCGGACCCGCAGCTGTGGCAGTGGTTCATTGCAGTCGACCGAGATCACAGTGGCCAGATCAACGCGCAGGAGCTCAGCCAAGCACTGGTCAACGGAGACTGGACGCCGTTTGACCTGGACACGGTCAAGATGCTAATGAGCGTATTCGACGTCGACCGGAGCGGACAGATCAGCTTCAACGAATTCGCAGGCCTCTGGAAGTACATCCAAGATTGGCAGGGCGTCTTCCGTCACTTTGACCAGGATCGATCCGGATCCATCGACCAGAACGAACTGTCGAACGCTCTGCAATCGTTTGGCTACCGGCTTTCGCCCAAACTGCTGCACATTGTGACGCAAAAGTACAGTGAGTGCTGCCGCCGACGCTGGATCGTGCCACATCGAGACTTGCACGACTGACAAATTTGCTAACTCGTCCTCTCAGTCCTTTCTACTGCAGGTGGTATGGCTTCCTCAGGCGCACCTAGAGGCGGTGCACCAGGTATCACGTTTGACCGCTTCGTACGTGCATGTGTCGTCATCAAGACCCTCACCGAGTCGTTCCAACGCCAAGACACGAACCGGTCCGGTTGGGTGCAGATCAACTACGACACATTTATGGAAATGTGCCTTTCGGCGCCCTAAGATCCTCCACACGGTGTTGCATAGCACCGCTTGTTGCCCGCGCTTGTTGTATTGTTGTATTCGTATTGCTCCGTGATCTCTTGAAGCTTGTCTTGCGACGATTCAATTGGATTGACAGTCGTCAGTGTAGCCTTTCTTGACCAccatttgtgattcacgattttcacgCCGTTTTTCTCGTGTGTCTGCGAATATACTTGTGATTGGGGCAGCACCCGTTGGCGTTTCACTCGGCACGGGTCGCAATGCATCACGGTCACGCTGACAGTCAAGCGGGTCTGAAACTTGTTGGCCGCTTCGAGAATCGCATCCGTGCCCATCACAGATGACGAAGGAGCAGCGGTGGAACGCGTTCAGCCAGGTAACCTGTAGCAAGTCAAAAGTTCACAGTCGAGTTGTTCTTGTAGCTGTTGTGCGTCGATTTTCCGCTCCAAGtattaatcgtgaatttgccaatcacgaatattcaCATAACTTATTCACGAAGTGACGGTTGATTTGACGCTCAACACTCACGAGTTGACGGTTATATCCGTCttgagtgacgagtgtgcCTTCACTCTGTtgcaacactcacgactgcttgttgctcagcttgctcggcttgctcatcctcgagacgctcagCTGGATTACTTGGCTTGGTCCGTCTTGTCTCATTGCACATCGTCGACACCATCCATCGCTTACGTAGTGGATGCGCCTGCCGAACCAGCTCGGGGTCCAGCGTTGCATCGTCACAAAGCGCAAGCATCCacgcctcacgcctcgcGCCTTTGGCTCGACGACCTTTTATCGGGTTCACGCTATTCTCGCGCAAAGTCAGCCCGACCAGCGCCTCTTAGCGCTTCTCGAGTAGCTTGCAGCGTCTTGATGGCTTGTTGGTAGCTTGAGCGTCGCCAGCGTGCTTTCGCTCTCGTCGGCAGAGCTTAAAGTGCGAATTGCGGCCTACATCTGCTCTCTCTTTCCTCTGTTCTCGGCGCACAGCATGGCCACCAGCCTATTGGCATCGCTCTTTGTAgcgtcctcttcgtcgagctctgcTACTGACCCACCACCCCATAGTATCTCTGCCGGCGTGTCGCAAGACGAGACTCAGCTGCACAACCCCGCCGCTTTCGACCACCATGCTGCCATGCGCGACGCAGTTGTCTCGGACAAATCATCGACATCCGCACCGACAACACATGTGACGAGCACCAAAGACGTTCTATCTTGCCCTCCCAGCTCGTCGCCTCCCCTTGCGCCATCCGCTCTGCAGTCCTCCTCGATCGCACCCGTCCGCTCGCCGTCGACACACATGccctcgtcctcgtctaGCTCTGAAAATCCTCAGCCTTGCGCTTCGTCGCCAGCCACGCCTGCACTGGAACCTACGTCGATCGCCAGCCGTCCagactcgagctcgacaccGACAGTGCAACGCGCTTCGCGCCGACGAACCATGCCCGCGCGCCTTTCGCAAGTTTCCTCGCTCCTTGCCGGATCTaagctcgaagaagagctCATGCTTCTCGAAACGCCTTGTTCGCCCtccatctcttcgtctCATCACAACACAGCTCAGTCAGAAAGCAGGCACGATGCACCTGCACCGTCGCAACCTTCGCAAGCTTCGCACTCTTTGTCTCATCGCTTCTTCACCGCTTCCTCCATTGTTGTGCTTAGCTCGGatgcgagcttgctcgctcgcgcCGTGTACCCGACTATGCCGCCGTCGGCATCGCATTCGCatgtcaagatcgagtcTGAGCACGATCAAGTCGACGCTTCTGTACCGGCATCACCGAGCTCCGCGAACACGGCTGGCTTCCGCAGACCTTcagcgccatcgtcgtcctcgtctcTCGTATCAACGCTGGCAATCAAGCGACAACAGCTCATTGAAACGCCCGACTTCAAGCCGCGAGACGACACGCTCTACATGCCCAAGACGCGCGGCTTACGCTCCGAGACAATCGAAGACACCTCAGACGCTGCCTACGAGCGGCGCCATCGCAAGCCCGAGGCGGCCGAGAAGCGGCAGAGAAAGGCCGAGGTAGATCGGCTGTCCAGGGACCGACTTAAGCTGCTATCacgcatcgagcagctcaaaaGTGTGGAAGCAAGACTGCTACAGCCGATCGTTGTCGCTCGTGACCAGGTGCGAGCCGAAGTCAAAGCTCCAACCGACGTGTCGCCGACAAAATCATTGAGCCAGCGCACAGAGGATGTGCGCCaggagctgctcgaagatGCCTACGACACGTTGAAACGGTACGACCTACTGCTGTCCACCACGagcgatgccaagctcgcctcGGCGCCTGcgccgtcgacgttggcaaCTAGGCCCGAATCGGCTATCGCACAGCACGATGCTTCGCGCAGCCAGTCGCCGAGGCTCAAGATCCGCATCAAGCCACGACGCGCCAGTCCACAGCCCAAGCCGACAGTGGCGTCAGACGAGAGCGATCCGTCGAGGAGGGTCAGCAGTCGGCAACCGAAACAGCGCATCGAGAGTCTGCCCACCCCGCTCACCGCAGCGGCTGTCGAGGCGGTCGAGGACGGAAGACGCAAACGACGTAGGCTATCAGCGACAAACTCGGCGTCGACCGTTGCACACGAGCATGTGCCGACCAGGGGATCACGTCGACGCGCCAGTCCCGAGGTGCGCGCCACGTTGAAGCGCAAGTCGACGCTCAACGAGCAGCCAGCGCAAGCCCCGTCGTCGAGGCGGCCACAGcgtgctgcagctgcggctgctgcagtAGCTTCGGCGCTTCAACGGCAGTACGCAGAGCGGTCGTTCTCCGACCTCGACtacgaagacgaggaggacgaggaggacgaggaggacgacgaagatCAAGAGGTCGAGTCTGCTCTCAATGCCAGACTTGATGCATCAGCAAAGAGTCCAAGTCACACGGCTGGTTCAGCTGTGAAAACACGCGATCACCGATCGCActcggcgtcgtcgacaagctcaacatcgtccgtctcgtcgatggcgtcTTCGCTCGGATACATGTATCCGACACACGCCGACACGGGCTCGCTCAAAGTATCGCAGTCGTTGGCCGAGATGCAGGCGTCGGATGCCGAGGCGTCGTCGGACTCCACGCTATCCGCCACAGACTTGTCACCCTCTGCGAACAAGAGGCTCAAACTCGTGCTTTCTCGATCGGCGGCCTTGACAGGCCGAGGCGCAGAAGAGGCAAAGTCGGTGCTCCAAGAAGCGCTATCTAGCGATACAGAACAGTCAATCGAAAAGCGTCGCGCATTGACCGAGAGCGAAGCGGAAAGCATCCTGGCAGCGTTTCTAGGTACCACAATGTTGGCCAAAAAGCACGCGGCGTCAGCGCACggcgccaacgacgagcacgaTGCGTCATCGAGCACAACCGACATGGCTGTGTCGAGCGCTGGGTCGAGCGCTCCACCTCTGCATCCCAGCGTACAGCCTACAGCGTCCAAACGCCGCTCCACTCGGCGCGACACAACGCAATCGTTCGGCGAAAAACTGCCCGACCTGCTCACCAAACCGGCGCACTTTGATTTCTCCATCATGCGCTACTTGAGGTCCATCGACAAACCCACACACCATCACTGACTGgtccattcacgaatcaatGACGTCTGATGCAAATCCGGGTGATTAAGAATCCATGTGTGGACAGTGCACACGCCAGAGCatgaagcgtgaagcatGAATCTATCTAACGGCCCTGTTTCATGGCCCagatctcgagcttgcgcagcAAACCCTTGAGGTTCCTGCCGCCCTTGTTCGAGTTGGCCTCGAGCCAGTGGTGCATTGCGTCGAGACACGATTCGAGACTCTCGAGGACGTGGTCGGTGTTGAGCGGCTCGTGTTGTGCGCTTGGGTTTAGACAGATGTCGAACAGGGTGTTCCAGAGGTGCGACTGCCAGTAGCGTTTCAGGGTGGCAGTGATTGTGTGTTTTTGCGACTGAGCATCGTGTTTGGTGTGCATATACCGACCGAAGAGCAAGCAGTGCGCTATCGCAGCGATCCCGAACCAGTCAGTCTCGAAGGTGAACGGCTGATGATTGCGCATCTGGAAGCAGTCCCTCTCGTCGGTTTGCCAGTCAGCGATGAATGtctgctcgctcgccttGCCGAACGCACATAGATCGATCGCCCGACCGAAATCGATCAGCGTGAGACCCTTGCACGACCAGCCGGCCGAGCCGTCGCGCGAATACACGCCCGACCAGCTACTAGCACGCGAAACGTCGTCGAGTCGAAGCAGACAGTTGTCGATCTTCAAATCGCCATGGATAATGCCAGTGCGATGCAGACCTAGCACCACCCTCAGCAGCTCGGTTACGAAGAACATGGCGAGCACCTCCTCCAGGCCCGCATTGCCACTCGTCCCATCCgcaccagctgcagcaacgCCCGCACTCACCGCGTGGTTGACCACATCCAACAGCGTCCCCTTTTCACCCACATCGAGCACCAAAAACGACGCATCCGAATAACAGTAC
It contains:
- a CDS encoding uncharacterized protein (related to programmed cell death protein (calcium-binding protein)), with translation MSNQYSYAAGGGGGGGGGGGGGYGAPPAGQHGGYGQQQYGGGGGYGAPPQQQGAYGGGYGGAPPAGQQQGGYGAPAGGHQQGGYAGGGQQSSYGGAAQGYGRPQVFNASTGPPPGADPQLWQWFIAVDRDHSGQINAQELSQALVNGDWTPFDLDTVKMLMSVFDVDRSGQISFNEFAGLWKYIQDWQGVFRHFDQDRSGSIDQNELSNALQSFGYRLSPKLLHIVTQKYILSTAGGMASSGAPRGGAPGITFDRFVRACVVIKTLTESFQRQDTNRSGWVQINYDTFMEMCLSAP